The following are encoded in a window of Epilithonimonas zeae genomic DNA:
- the porX gene encoding T9SS response regulator signal transducer PorX, translating into MSGKILWIDDEVDLLKPHIVFLENKGYTVTPVNNVNEALELIEKEKFVLTFLDENMPGISGLEAIPMIKEKDNAIKIVMVTKSEEEHIMEQAIGSQIEDYILKPVNPNQVLLSLKKILQSESLVEQKTIVDYQQEFRNLSMELSYLRTYQDWAEYYKKILSWEVKFDKVSDNEFADLLQNQKEEANIQFSKFIENNYEEWLHGNEKPMMSHTLFKDKVKPELEKEKVLLLMVDNLRYDQWKVIEPLFTKFYNKTSEDYYFSILPTATQYARNSFFAGLMPSEIEKRFPEYWFNDNEEGNKNEHERDFLEDQMKRLGLSSKSMKYLKILNSDFERKILDDFNQHKNNDLLVIVYNFIDILSHAKTDNNIVNQLIRDDKTFRSLTYNWFENSSLLKIIKTAAENGFKLVITTDHGTIYVKKPSKVVGDRETSTNIRYKTGRSLTYEDKDVWAINNPDKLFLPKGNLSSKYIFAKNNIFLAYPKNYNHFVNYYKDTYQHGGISLEEVIIPISILEPK; encoded by the coding sequence ATGTCAGGAAAAATTTTATGGATCGATGATGAAGTAGATCTTCTCAAACCTCATATTGTCTTTTTGGAAAACAAAGGCTACACCGTAACACCAGTTAACAACGTAAATGAGGCTTTGGAATTGATAGAAAAAGAAAAATTTGTGCTGACATTTCTCGATGAAAATATGCCTGGGATTTCCGGCTTGGAAGCCATCCCCATGATCAAAGAAAAAGACAATGCGATCAAGATTGTAATGGTTACCAAAAGTGAAGAAGAGCACATTATGGAACAGGCGATTGGTTCTCAGATAGAGGATTATATCTTAAAACCTGTGAATCCAAATCAGGTTCTTTTGTCACTCAAAAAAATCCTTCAAAGCGAATCTCTTGTTGAGCAAAAGACAATTGTCGATTATCAACAGGAATTCCGAAACTTGAGTATGGAATTGTCTTACTTGAGAACATATCAGGATTGGGCAGAATATTACAAGAAAATCCTAAGCTGGGAAGTGAAATTCGATAAAGTTTCGGATAACGAATTCGCTGATCTGCTTCAAAATCAAAAAGAAGAAGCCAACATCCAATTCTCAAAATTTATTGAAAATAATTATGAAGAATGGCTTCACGGCAACGAGAAGCCGATGATGAGCCACACGCTTTTCAAAGACAAGGTGAAACCGGAATTGGAAAAAGAGAAAGTACTTCTTCTAATGGTAGATAATTTGAGATATGACCAGTGGAAAGTGATAGAACCATTATTCACAAAGTTTTACAACAAAACTTCCGAGGATTATTATTTCAGTATTTTACCAACAGCGACGCAATATGCAAGGAACTCATTCTTCGCAGGATTAATGCCATCAGAAATAGAGAAAAGATTCCCGGAGTATTGGTTTAATGATAATGAAGAAGGTAATAAAAACGAACACGAAAGAGATTTCCTGGAAGACCAGATGAAACGTTTGGGACTCTCCAGCAAATCAATGAAATACCTGAAAATCCTAAATTCAGATTTTGAGAGAAAAATTTTAGACGATTTCAATCAACATAAAAACAATGACTTACTAGTTATTGTCTACAACTTTATAGATATCTTATCTCACGCAAAAACCGACAATAATATTGTAAATCAATTAATTAGAGACGACAAAACTTTCAGGTCTTTGACTTACAATTGGTTCGAGAACTCATCTTTGCTGAAAATTATCAAAACTGCAGCAGAAAATGGATTCAAATTGGTCATTACAACCGACCACGGCACAATTTATGTTAAAAAACCAAGTAAGGTAGTTGGCGACAGGGAAACTTCTACAAATATCCGATACAAGACCGGAAGAAGTTTGACGTACGAGGACAAAGACGTTTGGGCGATAAACAATCCCGACAAACTCTTTCTACCAAAAGGAAATTTAAGTTCCAAATATATTTTCGCAAAGAACAATATATTTTTAGCATACCCGAAGAACTATAATCACTTTGTGAATTATTACAAAGACACTTATCAGCACGGAGGGATTTCTCTAGAGGAGGTCATCATCCCGATAAGCATACTAGAACCCAAGTAG
- a CDS encoding C25 family cysteine peptidase: MRKNVLFSSLILIFLSGNSFAQDFKLINSDNQNITVDFDLGHFEKTEKSINGKYYHTFSKQYSVLMSEAGNPAMPYFSKSIQLPEKGDFEYKIVYDSYEDIDNIDVVPSKGNLKRNTDPETIPYVFGDSYKKDNFFPGQLAKFGNPHILRNTRGVTFSIYPYQYNPVQRKLRIYKNLRVEVVLNNKKGTNEVTAKKADNTFFNDIYSKHYLNHITSNKYTPAKEEGDLLIITTPAFENQLSSLVSWKREKGIKTTVVNTTSTGTTDTTIKNYITNFYQSNPNLVYILLVGDSGDIPSHTYGNNGEQLWSDSYYGQFTNDYYPEAFVGRLSGNSVGIKTMTDRILEYEKNPLAGDWMKNAIGIGSNEGNGYGNDGEADYVHLRKIRTQLKDYGYQNVYEFYQGSQGGEDATGEPTPTMINNAMNAGIGLFNYTGHGDLNLMVTGNYTSTNVKQLKNNGMYPFVISVACNNGTFVGKTCLAEDLMSVSYNNSPAGSIATAASTILMAWAEPMETQDEMMNILTGAYENNKKETIGGLFYNSQIGMLESYNASPTAIEVMQTWVLFGDPSVVFRYDTTKDLELQHPNQIDSNTQTLTVACEETDAVISLTKNGNIIGSARSKDGSVVFDLSGIADGEALAITATKQNFKPYQATIEVKTLGVASFKKNGIGIYPIPAKDIVNLSWENNARPTKVLLYDLTGKLLQTINNNTADKKLQINVSKYPKGTYLLKYEIDNKAYSEKLIVE, translated from the coding sequence ATGAGAAAAAATGTACTATTTTCTTCCTTAATATTGATTTTTCTTTCCGGTAACTCGTTTGCTCAAGATTTCAAATTGATCAATTCTGACAATCAGAATATTACTGTTGATTTTGATCTGGGTCATTTTGAAAAAACAGAGAAAAGTATCAATGGTAAATATTATCATACCTTTTCCAAACAATATTCTGTTTTGATGTCTGAAGCAGGAAATCCTGCAATGCCATATTTCTCCAAATCTATTCAGCTTCCTGAGAAAGGCGATTTTGAATATAAAATAGTATATGACAGCTACGAAGATATTGATAATATTGATGTCGTTCCATCTAAAGGAAATCTAAAAAGAAATACAGACCCAGAAACCATTCCGTATGTTTTTGGAGATAGTTATAAAAAAGATAATTTTTTTCCTGGTCAACTCGCCAAATTCGGAAATCCTCACATTCTAAGAAATACGAGAGGTGTAACTTTTTCAATTTATCCTTATCAGTATAATCCTGTTCAACGCAAACTTAGAATTTATAAAAATCTGAGAGTAGAAGTTGTCCTTAATAATAAAAAAGGGACAAATGAAGTCACTGCAAAGAAAGCGGACAATACATTTTTCAATGATATTTATTCCAAACATTATCTTAATCATATAACATCCAACAAATATACTCCTGCAAAAGAAGAGGGAGATTTATTAATTATTACAACCCCAGCTTTTGAAAATCAATTAAGTTCTTTGGTGAGCTGGAAGAGAGAAAAAGGTATCAAAACGACAGTTGTGAACACAACATCGACTGGAACTACGGATACAACAATCAAAAATTATATCACCAATTTTTATCAATCCAATCCTAATTTGGTTTACATACTTTTAGTTGGTGACTCTGGAGATATTCCTTCACATACTTATGGTAATAATGGAGAACAGCTTTGGAGTGACTCCTATTATGGGCAATTTACAAATGATTATTATCCGGAAGCTTTTGTAGGAAGATTATCAGGAAATAGTGTCGGAATCAAAACTATGACGGATAGAATTCTAGAATATGAAAAAAATCCTCTTGCTGGAGATTGGATGAAGAATGCAATAGGAATTGGCTCGAATGAAGGAAATGGTTATGGTAACGATGGAGAAGCAGATTATGTGCATCTTAGAAAAATTAGAACTCAATTGAAAGATTATGGCTATCAAAATGTTTATGAGTTCTATCAAGGTTCACAAGGTGGAGAAGATGCGACAGGTGAACCAACGCCAACAATGATTAACAATGCAATGAATGCAGGGATTGGATTATTCAATTACACAGGGCACGGCGATTTGAATCTGATGGTGACTGGGAATTATACTTCTACAAATGTGAAACAATTGAAGAATAACGGGATGTATCCTTTTGTAATTTCTGTGGCTTGTAATAATGGAACATTTGTTGGGAAAACTTGTCTTGCTGAAGATTTGATGTCGGTAAGTTATAATAATTCTCCTGCTGGTTCTATTGCTACTGCGGCCTCAACAATTCTAATGGCTTGGGCGGAACCAATGGAAACACAAGATGAAATGATGAATATCCTTACAGGGGCTTATGAGAACAATAAAAAAGAAACGATTGGCGGATTGTTTTACAACTCACAAATTGGAATGTTGGAAAGTTACAATGCTTCACCAACTGCTATTGAAGTAATGCAGACTTGGGTTCTGTTTGGGGACCCTTCCGTTGTTTTCAGATATGATACGACCAAAGATTTAGAGTTACAACATCCGAATCAGATTGATTCAAATACGCAGACTCTTACTGTTGCCTGTGAAGAGACAGATGCGGTCATTTCTTTGACTAAAAATGGTAACATTATTGGTTCTGCTCGCAGCAAAGATGGAAGTGTTGTATTTGATTTGAGTGGAATTGCTGATGGAGAAGCATTGGCAATTACTGCAACAAAACAAAATTTCAAACCATATCAGGCGACGATTGAGGTTAAGACTTTGGGAGTAGCATCTTTCAAGAAAAATGGAATTGGTATTTATCCAATTCCTGCGAAAGATATTGTCAACTTGTCTTGGGAAAATAATGCTAGACCAACAAAAGTTCTGCTTTATGATTTAACAGGGAAACTATTGCAGACTATCAATAATAATACGGCTGATAAAAAATTACAAATCAACGTTTCCAAATATCCAAAAGGAACTTATCTGTTGAAATATGAAATTGACAACAAAGCTTATTCAGAGAAACTAATTGTTGAATAA
- the uvrC gene encoding excinuclease ABC subunit UvrC has protein sequence MNPNLELQLKTLPSEPGVYRYYDKNDQLLYVGKAKHLNKRVLSYFNKNQNGYRTRIMVSKIHRLETTVVNSEYDALLLENNLIKTHQPFYNVMLKDDKTYPWICIKNEDFPRIFLTRTKIKDGSEYFGPYAKVRPARILLDTIKSLYKIRTCNLNLAPEKIAEGKYRVCLEYHIKNCNGPCEDLESKEDYDEKVEAIRGIIKGDFRFAKKYLEERMYRFASNLEFEKAQMIKQNIESLDDYQAKHTVVNPSIDDVDVFGMTSDETAAYVNYFKIRNGSIVQSFTTEIKKVLEETDEDILEEAIVEIRQKFDSGSKEILIPFHLGIEIPNVKLIVPKVGDKKRIVELSEKNAKEYRVEKLKQVQIVDPERHTNRIMSEMQKILHMPVEPRHIEGFDNSNIQGTNPVSACVVFKDGKPSKADYRIFHPKTVEGPNDFATMEEVIYRRYRRLLDEGEPLPQLILIDGGKGQLSSAVKSLKLLGLYGKITIIGIAKRLEEIYFPEDSIPLYIDKKAETLKILQRVRDEAHRFGVKHHRTRRKNSTIKSELEEIPGVGGKTIELLLSKLKSVKRVKEADIVTLEEILGKAKAKIIWEFFNNPQNS, from the coding sequence GTGAATCCCAATTTAGAACTTCAGCTCAAAACTCTTCCTTCCGAACCTGGCGTTTATCGTTATTACGATAAGAACGATCAGCTTTTGTATGTCGGGAAAGCCAAACATCTTAACAAGAGAGTTCTTTCTTATTTCAACAAAAATCAGAACGGTTACCGAACCCGAATTATGGTTTCCAAGATTCATAGATTGGAAACTACAGTTGTAAACAGCGAATACGACGCGCTTCTTCTGGAAAATAATCTGATAAAAACACATCAGCCTTTCTACAATGTGATGTTGAAAGATGATAAAACCTATCCGTGGATTTGTATTAAGAATGAGGATTTTCCAAGAATTTTTTTGACGAGAACTAAGATTAAAGACGGTTCAGAGTATTTTGGACCTTATGCCAAAGTAAGACCTGCAAGAATCCTTCTAGATACGATTAAAAGTCTTTATAAAATACGAACGTGCAACCTGAATCTTGCTCCAGAGAAAATTGCGGAAGGAAAATACCGGGTTTGTTTGGAATATCATATCAAAAATTGCAATGGTCCTTGCGAAGACTTGGAATCTAAGGAAGATTACGACGAAAAAGTAGAAGCTATCCGAGGAATTATCAAAGGTGATTTTCGTTTTGCAAAAAAATATCTGGAAGAAAGAATGTATCGTTTTGCTTCGAATCTGGAATTTGAGAAAGCGCAGATGATAAAGCAGAATATAGAATCTCTGGATGATTACCAAGCCAAACACACAGTTGTGAATCCAAGTATTGATGATGTGGATGTTTTTGGAATGACGAGCGATGAAACGGCGGCTTATGTGAATTATTTCAAAATCAGAAATGGTTCTATTGTTCAGAGTTTTACGACGGAAATCAAGAAAGTTTTGGAAGAAACGGATGAAGATATTTTGGAAGAGGCCATTGTGGAGATTCGTCAGAAATTTGATTCGGGTTCGAAGGAGATTCTAATTCCGTTCCATTTAGGAATCGAAATCCCTAATGTAAAATTGATTGTCCCAAAAGTTGGCGATAAGAAAAGAATTGTAGAGCTTTCTGAAAAAAACGCCAAAGAATATCGTGTTGAAAAGTTGAAACAAGTTCAGATTGTTGACCCGGAAAGGCATACTAATAGGATAATGTCAGAGATGCAGAAAATTCTGCATATGCCTGTAGAACCGCGCCACATAGAAGGTTTTGACAACTCAAATATCCAGGGAACCAATCCGGTTTCGGCTTGCGTAGTTTTCAAAGATGGAAAACCGAGCAAAGCAGATTACAGAATTTTTCATCCTAAAACTGTTGAAGGACCAAATGATTTTGCAACAATGGAAGAAGTCATCTACAGACGTTATCGAAGATTATTGGACGAAGGCGAACCTTTGCCTCAGCTGATTCTTATTGATGGTGGAAAAGGTCAATTATCTTCTGCAGTCAAAAGTCTGAAATTGCTTGGCCTTTATGGAAAAATCACAATCATCGGAATTGCTAAAAGATTGGAAGAAATTTATTTTCCAGAAGATTCGATTCCACTTTATATTGATAAAAAGGCTGAAACGCTGAAAATCCTTCAGCGTGTTAGAGATGAAGCCCACCGCTTTGGCGTGAAACATCACAGAACTAGAAGGAAAAATTCTACAATCAAATCTGAGTTAGAAGAAATCCCTGGTGTTGGTGGAAAAACGATTGAATTGCTTCTGTCCAAACTGAAATCTGTAAAAAGAGTTAAAGAGGCAGACATAGTCACTTTGGAAGAAATCCTTGGAAAAGCTAAGGCAAAAATTATCTGGGAGTTTTTTAATAATCCACAAAATTCATAA
- a CDS encoding ribosomal protein L7/L12, with protein sequence MKDIDALLKEYNLDRQEIEELLQQNEKINAIKLVFDKTGLGLKNSKDLVEAIQSKETHFKEDNSLTNSNISVKTFSKNGHLTVKLKLNNQPEKVVFPSDPDWAEVKRVMGNKPEIITYEKEYLENPTKFQSQKNTLFIEDEGSRKWKVVLLASVLTIVIIYFIYSKS encoded by the coding sequence ATGAAAGACATCGACGCATTACTAAAAGAATACAATCTCGACAGGCAGGAAATTGAAGAATTGCTTCAACAAAATGAAAAGATAAACGCCATCAAACTGGTATTTGATAAAACAGGTTTGGGTCTGAAAAATTCCAAGGATCTGGTAGAAGCCATTCAAAGCAAAGAAACACACTTTAAGGAAGATAATTCCTTAACTAACAGTAATATTTCCGTCAAGACTTTCAGCAAAAATGGACATTTGACCGTCAAATTAAAGTTGAACAATCAACCGGAAAAAGTGGTGTTTCCTTCCGATCCAGATTGGGCTGAGGTCAAAAGAGTGATGGGAAACAAACCAGAAATCATTACTTATGAAAAAGAATATCTGGAAAATCCAACGAAATTTCAAAGTCAGAAAAACACACTTTTCATAGAAGATGAAGGTTCAAGAAAATGGAAAGTCGTACTTTTGGCTTCTGTTTTAACAATCGTTATTATTTACTTCATTTATTCAAAATCATAA
- a CDS encoding lysylphosphatidylglycerol synthase transmembrane domain-containing protein → MLEEKKSSVLKNILTVLISIAIAGVFLWVALRGLDFDKIKGSLQKANYLWVAFAAVFGVSAYIFRAVRWNLLLEPMGYKISNSNSLWSLSFGYLMNLTIPRSGEVARSTALYGVEKVPVDKSFGTIILERVVDLVCMGIFALLTLIFKYNALLAFYKSATQQKEQTQPQSDYSTSYIVLSCIIFILIIFFIFRRSLQKLSIYNKIIGFGKGIFEGLKSIFNLKQKGKFILLTAGIWICYFFASYLVCFSLPETSNFTPADGCFILVVGTLGMIIPASGGIGAFNLAMKFGFTALFISMGKDAIEGGELGLAYSFITLPLQIIIMLVMGLISIPMLAKNRKI, encoded by the coding sequence ATTGCGGGAGTTTTTCTTTGGGTTGCTCTTAGAGGATTGGACTTTGACAAAATCAAAGGTTCTCTGCAAAAAGCCAATTATCTTTGGGTAGCATTTGCAGCAGTTTTTGGTGTTTCCGCTTACATTTTCAGAGCCGTGAGATGGAATCTTCTTCTGGAACCAATGGGTTACAAAATTTCCAACAGCAATTCGCTTTGGTCACTTTCTTTCGGATACCTGATGAATCTTACAATCCCAAGAAGTGGAGAGGTTGCACGTTCGACAGCACTTTACGGTGTTGAAAAAGTTCCGGTTGACAAATCTTTTGGAACTATTATTCTGGAAAGAGTTGTTGATTTGGTTTGTATGGGAATTTTCGCTTTATTGACTTTGATTTTCAAATATAATGCTCTTTTAGCTTTTTACAAATCTGCGACTCAACAAAAAGAACAAACTCAACCTCAATCTGATTATAGTACAAGTTATATAGTTTTAAGTTGCATTATCTTTATTCTGATTATCTTCTTTATTTTCAGAAGATCGCTGCAAAAATTATCTATTTACAATAAAATCATTGGTTTTGGGAAAGGGATTTTCGAAGGATTAAAATCAATTTTCAATTTGAAACAAAAAGGAAAATTCATTCTTTTGACAGCAGGAATCTGGATTTGCTATTTCTTTGCTTCCTATTTGGTTTGTTTTTCACTTCCAGAAACATCAAATTTTACACCAGCAGACGGATGCTTTATTTTAGTTGTCGGAACATTAGGAATGATTATTCCTGCAAGTGGCGGAATTGGCGCATTCAACTTAGCGATGAAATTCGGGTTCACAGCATTGTTTATTTCAATGGGTAAAGATGCAATAGAAGGTGGAGAATTAGGACTCGCCTACTCTTTCATAACATTGCCATTACAAATCATTATTATGCTTGTAATGGGCTTGATTTCGATTCCAATGCTGGCTAAGAATAGAAAAATTTAA
- a CDS encoding exodeoxyribonuclease III, with protein MRIISYNVNGIRAAFTKDFLGWLNVASPDVICIQESKAGNDQIDIESLENLGYHSYWHSAVKKGYSGVGIASKVKPNHIEYGCGIESYDNEGRIMRADFDGFSVISVYVPSASNIERLEFKMQFCFDFLEYIKELRKTIPNLIISGDFNICHHAIDIHNPIGLANTSGFLPMEREWMTNFMKENSLTDSFRYFNDQPDQYSWWSYRAGSRARNKGWRLDYNFVSEPLKEKMTRAVILPEVKHSDHCPVLVELSL; from the coding sequence ATGAGAATCATTTCCTATAACGTCAATGGTATCCGTGCTGCATTTACAAAAGACTTCCTCGGTTGGCTCAATGTCGCAAGTCCGGATGTCATTTGCATCCAAGAAAGCAAAGCAGGAAATGACCAAATCGATATAGAAAGTCTTGAAAATTTAGGCTATCACAGCTATTGGCATTCCGCAGTGAAGAAAGGTTATAGCGGGGTAGGAATCGCTTCCAAAGTAAAACCAAACCATATAGAATACGGATGTGGAATAGAAAGCTATGACAACGAAGGCAGAATTATGCGCGCCGACTTCGACGGCTTTTCTGTGATTTCTGTTTATGTTCCGTCTGCTTCCAATATCGAAAGACTTGAATTCAAAATGCAGTTTTGTTTTGACTTTTTGGAGTACATCAAAGAACTCAGAAAAACCATCCCAAATTTAATTATCAGTGGAGATTTCAATATTTGTCATCATGCAATTGATATTCATAATCCAATAGGTTTGGCAAATACTTCTGGCTTCCTCCCAATGGAACGGGAATGGATGACCAACTTTATGAAAGAAAATAGTTTGACGGATAGTTTCAGATATTTTAATGACCAGCCGGATCAATATTCTTGGTGGAGTTACAGAGCTGGTTCACGAGCAAGAAACAAAGGCTGGCGTTTGGATTATAACTTTGTCTCCGAACCATTAAAAGAAAAAATGACCAGAGCAGTAATTCTCCCAGAGGTCAAACACTCCGACCATTGTCCGGTTTTAGTAGAGCTGAGTTTATAG
- a CDS encoding trimeric intracellular cation channel family protein translates to MHEQINLIIEILGTISFAMSGSFAAMQKRLDPFGVLIIAFVTSVGGGTVRDLLLDVPVFWMTDMLTCGLIFTTCVFSMIFKSIEKNFKVTLFIFDSFGLGLFTIIGVQKGLSTGFHPLICLTLGTITGCFGGIIRDILLNRIPLIFRKEIYATACIVGGGIFLLLSKFTTLSYTLVQIFTILLIVTIRTLAVKYHWRIPKFYSYEQNDEM, encoded by the coding sequence GTGCACGAGCAAATCAATCTTATTATAGAAATCTTGGGAACTATTTCCTTTGCGATGTCGGGCAGTTTTGCAGCGATGCAAAAACGCTTGGATCCATTTGGTGTTTTGATTATCGCATTTGTAACATCCGTTGGTGGCGGAACTGTAAGAGATTTGTTGTTGGATGTTCCTGTTTTTTGGATGACCGATATGTTAACTTGTGGATTGATTTTCACCACTTGTGTCTTCTCAATGATTTTCAAATCGATAGAAAAGAATTTCAAAGTCACATTGTTTATATTCGATAGTTTCGGGCTGGGGTTGTTCACCATTATTGGTGTTCAGAAAGGTTTGAGTACAGGTTTTCATCCGCTGATTTGTTTAACTTTAGGAACAATTACGGGATGTTTCGGTGGGATTATTCGTGATATTTTACTGAACAGAATTCCGTTAATCTTCCGAAAAGAAATCTATGCGACTGCTTGTATCGTGGGTGGAGGAATTTTTCTTTTATTATCAAAATTCACAACGCTTTCTTATACGTTGGTTCAGATTTTTACTATTCTTTTGATTGTTACCATTAGAACTTTAGCAGTAAAATACCATTGGAGAATTCCGAAATTTTATAGCTATGAGCAAAATGATGAAATGTAG
- a CDS encoding DUF2130 domain-containing protein — MNEIICPNCKKAFKVDEAGFAEILKQVRNHQFEEELQERLKLAEREKNSEIELNKEKFKSYLQEQLSKKDAEISQLKSVKELEITGKVSEKEKEILELKARIEKAETEKKLAVSEAVQKFEKEKNNLENEKIDLGNRLKNKDLEKELSEKSLKEQFNEKLKSKDEIIKYKDEEIDRVKEMKARLSTKMLGETLEQHCEIEFNKLRATAFPNVYFEKDNDSRSGSKGDFIFKEFDDSGNEIISIMFEMKNEADQTATKKRNEDFFRELDKDRSEKKCEYAVMVSLLETENEFYNTGIVDVSHRFPKMYVVRPQFFIPIITLLRNAAMNSLQYKKELALVRNQNIDITNFEEKINVFKEGFAKNYELASRQFKTAVDEIDKTIIHLQKTKDALLSSVNNLRLANNKAEDLTIKKLTYGNPTMKEKFDDLK, encoded by the coding sequence ATGAACGAGATAATTTGTCCAAATTGTAAAAAAGCATTTAAAGTGGACGAAGCTGGATTTGCCGAGATTTTGAAACAAGTTCGCAATCATCAATTTGAAGAAGAATTGCAGGAGCGTTTGAAATTGGCTGAAAGAGAAAAGAACAGCGAGATTGAACTTAATAAAGAAAAATTCAAAAGTTATCTGCAAGAACAGCTTTCTAAAAAGGATGCTGAAATTTCTCAATTAAAATCGGTTAAAGAATTAGAGATTACAGGTAAAGTTTCTGAAAAAGAAAAGGAAATTCTGGAACTAAAAGCAAGAATTGAAAAAGCCGAAACCGAAAAGAAATTGGCGGTTTCAGAAGCTGTTCAGAAATTTGAGAAAGAAAAAAATAATCTCGAAAATGAGAAAATTGATCTTGGCAACAGACTGAAAAATAAAGATTTGGAGAAAGAGCTTTCCGAAAAATCTTTGAAAGAACAGTTTAATGAAAAGCTGAAGTCAAAAGATGAAATCATCAAATATAAGGATGAAGAAATCGACCGTGTAAAGGAAATGAAAGCCAGACTTTCTACCAAAATGCTTGGTGAAACTTTGGAACAGCATTGCGAGATAGAGTTTAATAAATTGCGTGCTACTGCGTTTCCAAATGTTTATTTCGAAAAGGATAATGACTCGCGTTCCGGCAGTAAAGGTGATTTTATTTTTAAGGAATTTGATGATTCGGGTAACGAAATCATTTCAATTATGTTTGAAATGAAAAATGAAGCTGACCAAACTGCAACTAAAAAAAGAAACGAAGATTTTTTCCGAGAACTAGACAAAGACAGAAGTGAAAAAAAATGCGAATATGCCGTAATGGTTTCTTTGCTGGAAACCGAAAATGAGTTTTATAACACAGGTATTGTGGATGTTTCGCATCGTTTCCCGAAAATGTATGTGGTTCGTCCGCAGTTTTTTATTCCGATTATCACACTTTTGAGAAATGCTGCTATGAACTCTCTGCAGTATAAAAAAGAACTTGCTTTAGTAAGGAATCAGAATATTGACATTACCAATTTTGAAGAAAAAATCAATGTATTCAAAGAAGGATTTGCGAAGAATTATGAATTAGCAAGCCGACAGTTTAAAACTGCAGTTGATGAAATTGATAAAACGATAATTCATCTGCAAAAAACAAAAGATGCATTGCTTTCTTCTGTTAATAATCTGCGTCTTGCCAATAATAAAGCAGAAGATTTGACCATCAAAAAACTGACTTACGGAAACCCTACAATGAAGGAAAAATTTGATGATTTAAAATAA